A single genomic interval of Longimicrobium sp. harbors:
- a CDS encoding type II secretion system protein → MRNVRNNKGFTLIELMIVVVIIGILAAIAIPKFNAVSKNAKQGEAGTVLKQICTLAQTYKD, encoded by the coding sequence ATGCGCAACGTCCGCAACAACAAGGGCTTCACCCTGATCGAATTGATGATCGTCGTGGTCATCATCGGCATCCTGGCCGCCATCGCCATCCCCAAGTTCAACGCGGTGTCGAAGAACGCCAAGCAGGGCGAGGCCGGCACGGTGCTGAAGCAGATCTGCACGCTGGCGCAGACCTACAAGGACC
- a CDS encoding GspH/FimT family pseudopilin produces the protein MICAHHIRRGGRAGFTLLELMVVLLLMGLVLAMAGPRFTATIRYFTARSATSHVLADLALARTQAVREGNTASFRLVTPSQYMVTVDAPNGTVARVVKNVTLEGTARGVAVTAPAGARIAFDSRGMRRTGAGLGDNLVITRQGGLTDVITVTIVGRVIRD, from the coding sequence ATGATTTGCGCACACCACATCCGCCGCGGCGGTCGCGCGGGCTTCACGCTCCTCGAGCTCATGGTGGTCCTGCTCCTGATGGGGCTGGTCCTGGCCATGGCCGGGCCCAGGTTCACCGCGACCATCCGGTACTTCACGGCCCGGAGCGCCACCTCGCACGTGCTCGCCGACCTGGCGCTGGCCCGCACGCAGGCCGTGCGTGAAGGCAACACCGCGTCGTTCCGTCTCGTCACCCCGTCACAGTACATGGTGACGGTCGATGCTCCGAACGGGACCGTGGCGCGGGTCGTCAAGAACGTCACGCTCGAGGGCACCGCCCGCGGCGTGGCGGTCACCGCCCCGGCCGGAGCACGCATCGCCTTCGACTCGCGTGGCATGCGCCGCACCGGGGCCGGCCTGGGAGACAATCTCGTCATCACCCGCCAGGGCGGGCTGACGGACGTCATAACCGTTACCATCGTGGGAAGAGTGATCCGTGACTAG
- the pilM gene encoding type IV pilus assembly protein PilM yields MVSFLRRNKSTVGLDIGSGFIKVAVVDHSGAEPELTHVSHTPLIADAIVEGEVMDPQIVVETVRSLMESAAVKPRRLVSSVGGRDVMVKKIQMDRMKETDAREVIRWEAEQYVPFDMANVQLDFQILDPLDDGLQMSVLLVAAKREVVDQRVGLLRDAGLLPQVVDVDSFALHNAFEYNYPEAMEGVAALVNVGHEIATVNVLQEGALVLTRDVPFGSRRLREDMRRMHGLTVDEADAVLQGRSPRAGEFQDLLKQGAEDLAVGVERALAFLGGEAAGPGRVYVCGGGARIPGLVDVLASRLRARTEVATPLQRLKVRPGVTAFFPVDELAPMLMLSVGLALRAAA; encoded by the coding sequence ATGGTTTCGTTCCTGCGCCGCAACAAGAGCACGGTCGGGCTCGACATCGGCAGCGGCTTCATCAAGGTGGCCGTGGTCGACCATTCCGGCGCCGAGCCCGAGCTCACCCACGTGTCGCACACCCCCCTGATCGCCGACGCGATCGTGGAGGGCGAGGTCATGGACCCGCAGATCGTGGTGGAAACGGTGCGGTCGCTCATGGAGTCGGCGGCGGTGAAGCCCCGGCGCCTGGTGTCGTCGGTGGGCGGGCGCGACGTGATGGTCAAGAAAATCCAGATGGACCGGATGAAGGAGACCGACGCGCGCGAGGTCATTCGCTGGGAGGCCGAGCAGTACGTGCCCTTCGACATGGCCAACGTGCAGCTGGACTTTCAGATCCTGGACCCGCTGGACGACGGCCTGCAGATGAGCGTGCTGCTGGTGGCCGCCAAGCGCGAGGTGGTGGACCAGCGGGTGGGGCTGCTTCGCGACGCGGGGCTGCTCCCCCAGGTGGTGGACGTGGACTCGTTCGCCCTTCACAACGCCTTCGAGTACAACTACCCCGAGGCCATGGAGGGGGTGGCGGCGCTGGTGAACGTGGGCCACGAGATCGCCACCGTGAACGTGCTGCAGGAGGGCGCCCTGGTGCTTACCCGCGACGTGCCCTTCGGCTCGCGGCGGCTGCGCGAGGACATGCGCCGCATGCACGGGCTGACGGTGGACGAGGCCGACGCGGTGCTGCAGGGCCGCTCGCCCCGTGCCGGCGAGTTCCAGGACCTGCTGAAGCAGGGCGCGGAAGACCTGGCCGTGGGGGTGGAGCGCGCGCTGGCCTTCCTGGGCGGCGAGGCGGCGGGCCCCGGACGCGTGTACGTGTGCGGCGGCGGCGCCCGCATTCCCGGGCTGGTCGACGTGCTGGCGTCGCGGCTGCGCGCGCGCACCGAGGTGGCCACGCCGCTGCAGCGCCTGAAGGTGCGCCCGGGGGTCACCGCGTTCTTTCCGGTCGACGAGCTCGCGCCCATGCTGATGCTGTCCGTGGGGCTCGCCCTTCGCGCCGCCGCCTGA
- a CDS encoding type IV pilus modification PilV family protein — MTSDPAGTRPRADAGFSLVEVLVAMVILAVGLLGVEAMAIGASRQIGMANRTTQYTLIATQELETGLKTVRAGGQPQAKRYALDGGGSVDVVANPQVQPDAGTMWQITVTVTPPSGDHLRLQPVTVLGRALTPLNN, encoded by the coding sequence GTGACTAGTGATCCGGCAGGCACCCGGCCGCGGGCCGACGCGGGGTTCAGCCTTGTAGAGGTCCTGGTGGCCATGGTCATCCTGGCCGTCGGCCTGCTGGGCGTCGAGGCCATGGCCATCGGCGCCAGCCGCCAGATCGGCATGGCCAATCGCACCACCCAGTACACCCTGATCGCTACGCAGGAGCTGGAAACCGGGCTCAAGACAGTACGGGCGGGAGGACAGCCCCAGGCCAAGCGCTACGCCCTGGATGGGGGCGGCAGCGTGGACGTGGTCGCCAACCCCCAGGTGCAGCCCGATGCCGGTACGATGTGGCAGATCACCGTAACCGTGACCCCGCCGTCCGGGGACCACCTTCGCCTGCAACCCGTCACCGTCCTTGGCCGTGCGCTCACTCCCCTCAACAACTGA
- a CDS encoding pilus assembly PilX N-terminal domain-containing protein has product MMLPNLAPARNRRGAALPVALMGLVAVSLLVTAALFTSSTEFAISAAHRTGAASLFDADAALEQYVADRLGAGRGMAPTLAGAVQGPGGAAYTVQVDRMSDARNTDSDPMTRTEIFSLLVQPANGRGRGVGAFIAAKRSAKPLRTSINSGATSGGAIKISGSSVISNGSNDSNYCGAADNEADFAVQVTSDACPPGTTNCIDAGDKNLDGAKGTTSFTKAELAERLLGPGVTLRSLAENAGIKFGAMWDSPNYSHNTRANSNSSTPRKYNWGCPAALGVTCPSTAAADLHMVVAIDASGLADKTVVINGDYGQGIIVILNGHLRIQGNFVFKGILLVEGDMDIKGGSGGEDAKIEGSVVAFGANSAVADNVSGNATIRYNTCGIKDAERAMNNSALDNAPQARSGGTFSWYELIR; this is encoded by the coding sequence ATGATGCTCCCGAACCTGGCGCCCGCCCGCAATCGCCGCGGCGCCGCACTGCCGGTGGCGCTGATGGGGCTGGTGGCGGTGTCGCTGCTGGTCACCGCCGCCCTCTTCACCTCGTCCACCGAGTTCGCCATCAGCGCGGCCCACCGCACCGGTGCCGCGTCGCTCTTCGACGCCGACGCGGCGCTGGAGCAGTACGTGGCCGACCGGCTGGGAGCCGGCCGGGGTATGGCCCCTACCCTCGCCGGCGCCGTCCAGGGGCCGGGCGGGGCGGCGTACACGGTCCAGGTCGACCGGATGTCGGACGCCAGGAACACGGACTCAGACCCCATGACGCGCACCGAGATCTTTTCGCTGCTGGTTCAGCCGGCGAACGGGCGTGGCCGGGGGGTGGGGGCGTTCATCGCCGCGAAGCGCTCGGCCAAGCCGCTGCGCACCTCCATCAACTCGGGGGCAACCTCGGGAGGCGCGATCAAGATCAGCGGCAGCTCGGTCATCAGCAACGGCAGTAACGACAGCAACTACTGCGGCGCCGCCGACAACGAGGCCGACTTCGCGGTGCAGGTCACGTCCGACGCCTGCCCCCCCGGAACCACGAACTGCATCGATGCCGGCGACAAGAACCTCGACGGGGCGAAAGGCACCACCAGCTTCACCAAGGCCGAACTCGCCGAGCGCCTGCTCGGGCCCGGGGTCACCCTGCGCTCGCTGGCCGAGAACGCCGGCATCAAGTTCGGCGCAATGTGGGACTCGCCGAACTATTCCCACAACACGCGCGCGAACTCCAACAGCTCCACTCCGCGCAAGTACAACTGGGGGTGCCCCGCCGCCCTGGGCGTCACCTGCCCCAGCACGGCCGCCGCGGATCTCCACATGGTGGTGGCCATCGACGCCAGCGGCCTGGCCGACAAGACGGTGGTGATCAACGGCGACTACGGCCAGGGAATCATCGTCATCCTCAACGGCCATCTCAGGATCCAGGGCAACTTCGTCTTCAAGGGAATCCTGCTGGTGGAAGGCGACATGGACATCAAGGGCGGGTCCGGGGGCGAGGACGCCAAGATCGAGGGCTCGGTGGTGGCCTTCGGCGCCAACAGCGCCGTCGCCGACAACGTCAGCGGCAACGCCACCATCCGCTACAACACCTGCGGGATCAAGGACGCCGAGCGGGCCATGAACAACTCCGCGCTCGACAACGCGCCGCAGGCCCGGTCCGGCGGAACATTCTCCTGGTACGAACTGATACGGTAA
- a CDS encoding PilW family protein, translated as MRSLPSTTDRARARGGFTLAELMISLVIGGILVAVVLQFVSGQTRTAAAQSAREQVQQNARGALEIVGSDLRGAISDGLLRADAQRLDFMLPRRWGVVCSTAGANTTTALFPVIAGADPFPTGEGAGLIVYRGNAWLPAVPALATVTATAPAPLGTCPGAAGNVEAVTLTGAGHPLTAAAGDRIAVYQLVRYDVGVSQGERWIRRSDGSGTGNSDMQPLAGPVDDQFVGFEYLSGNPPVSIGVAPGLAAAASNIEMIRFRVRTVSVPRPGGSQQVEEDSVTVQIRN; from the coding sequence GTGCGCTCACTCCCCTCAACAACTGACCGGGCCCGTGCCCGCGGCGGCTTCACGCTCGCCGAGCTGATGATCTCGCTGGTCATCGGCGGCATCCTGGTGGCCGTCGTGCTCCAGTTCGTGAGCGGCCAGACCCGCACCGCCGCGGCGCAGAGCGCGCGCGAACAGGTGCAGCAGAACGCGCGCGGAGCGCTGGAAATCGTGGGAAGCGACCTTCGCGGCGCCATCTCGGACGGGCTGCTCCGGGCAGACGCGCAGCGGCTGGATTTCATGCTCCCCCGCAGGTGGGGCGTGGTCTGCAGCACAGCCGGCGCGAACACCACCACGGCGCTCTTCCCGGTCATCGCCGGCGCCGACCCCTTCCCAACGGGGGAGGGCGCCGGCCTGATCGTGTATCGAGGCAACGCCTGGCTTCCCGCGGTGCCCGCGCTCGCCACCGTCACCGCCACCGCGCCGGCCCCGCTCGGGACCTGCCCCGGCGCGGCAGGGAACGTCGAGGCGGTCACGCTGACGGGCGCGGGACATCCGCTGACCGCGGCCGCGGGCGACCGGATCGCCGTGTACCAGCTGGTCCGCTACGACGTGGGTGTCTCGCAGGGGGAGCGGTGGATCCGCCGCAGCGACGGCAGCGGGACCGGGAACAGCGACATGCAGCCTCTGGCCGGCCCCGTCGATGACCAGTTCGTCGGGTTCGAGTACCTCAGCGGCAATCCCCCCGTCTCGATCGGTGTCGCCCCCGGCCTGGCCGCCGCGGCCAGCAACATCGAGATGATCCGGTTCCGTGTGCGCACCGTCAGCGTACCCCGGCCCGGTGGGAGCCAGCAGGTAGAAGAAGACTCCGTCACCGTCCAGATCCGCAACTAA